A stretch of DNA from Bernardetia sp.:
AGATGCTACTTGTGCTGTGGTAAGTGTAATTCTTGCCGATTTCCAAGCTGTTGTTCCACTTACATTGGTAAATGAGCTTGCTGGAATAGCTGTATTAACTGCTCCTCCATTCAAAGAAAAGTTGGCTTCTCCTCCAGCTTTCACTAAAATAGTGAGCGTAAAGTTGTCTGTTGTAGAACGTCGCACTTGTGTTAGACGAGACCCTGTACATTCAATAGGAGGCAAAATAGCTGCTCCTGTTTCGCATCCATAACCAGACATGTGAAGTACATAAACAGGCTTATTAGAAGTAATGTAAGCACTCGGATGTGTACCTTCAGTTAGATCAAAAGCATACTGCTGTCCTGCTGCTAAAGTAGGAATACCTGCAATACTTGCCCCTCCTCTATTGATGGTTAGTGTTGTTCCTGCTTGAGTAGCCAAAACATATACTTTCTCGGGTTGGGCTGTACCTCCAACACCTAATGAACCACGCATAACAATATATTCTGTTCCCAAAACATTTGTAGGTACAAGCTGATCGCCAGCCAAATCATAACAACTGCCCTGTCCAGTCAGAATGGTGTCATGGAATAGTGTAACTGCAACAGGCTTATCAGAAACTACACGAGAACCTACTGGAGCATTTCCTGCTGTGGGTTGCTGTGAAGCTACGTTAAATGTTTCTCCTCTATTGAGCATAATAGTACGTGTTCCTGCTGCTGCAGTTGTGCCAGATGCACCTGTTGCACTAAAAGTACGAGTAGGTCTAGTAGTAGTGATAGTAACAGAGGTATTGTCTTCTGTTGCTACAATGACAAATCCAGAATAAGCATTTGGAGTTCTGGACTGATGATTCCAAGCTGTCTGCATAGGAATCCAAAAATCTTTACCCAAAGCATTTTTACCCTTTAAAGCAAACATTTCAGGATTGTTAGTAGAAGATGCTTCATAGTATGCTGTTATTTTAGCAGTAGATTCTATGAGTATTCCATTCGGAAATTTATTATTGTAGTTTCTATTTGCATCAACTTCATCAGTAGCTTGTACTCCAGTAATGGTAGTCATGCGAGGAGTTTCTACCAAGTTTATCCATGTTGTTAAATCCAGTTCTCCAGTAGAGTAAGCAGCTAAGTTGATTACCTGTGTAGGAAAAGCAGCATCTCTTGGCATACTAACTACTACTGTGGCAGGCTTATCTAAAGTAGAAAAGCGTAAAAAAATGGGTCTATCATTATGCCCTCTCGTAATATCTGGGGCAGCAAACCAAAAACGGTCATCGATTTGAGCAAAGCTATCATTAGCCTTTACAACACAGAGAAGCAATACAAAAAACACTAAAAAGTTGTATATATTTTTCATTACAAATGACAAGTAAAAAGTAAAAAAAAAGTACCTACCAAACCAAAATCAGAATGCTAGATACCACATTTTTTATAGTCAAATCTTATGCTAATATGTAATGATTATTGCTTACAATTCAAAATATTCGTCGAATATTTTTACTCTATATTCAAGCTACTTTTAGAAAACTTTAAAGGCAATAAATCAGCTATCGAATGAATAACATAAATAGATTTGTTTTCGCCTTCCATAATCATTCGTATAGGTTTTTCTTGTTTGTTTTCGTATTCTGACATTACCTGTCGGCACGAACCACAAGGAGAAATTGCTATAAAATTAGTTGCCTTTTGTGGCTTGGCTGCAATAGCAATCGTTTCGATAATTTCATTGGGAAACTGATTGGAAGCTGAAAAAATAGCTGTTCGCTCAGCACAAAGTCCAGAAGGGTAGGCTGCATTTTCTTGATTACTTCCCAAAACAACTTCTCCATTTTGTAACTTGATGGCAGCTCCTACTGAAAATTCTGAATAGGGTGCATAAGCTCTTTTGGTAGCTTCTCTAGCTTCATTTAGCAATGAAACATCTTCTTTTGAAAGCTCACTTTCATTTTCATAAACCGTAATCTGTATTTGTATTTGATGTGTTTTTGACATATTTATTTAATTGATAATTAGCTTCGCTCGCTTTTAGATGGCTCTGCTGAGCTAAAGGTTAATGATGAATAATGAGGAAGATAAAAAAGCGTGTTCTGTCAGAATATAAAAAAAGCTATTTTTGTAACTTCAAATGATTAATTTTTTCTCAAAAAAATCACTCATTAACCATTCATCACTAATAATTAGCCTTGAAACAAATAGCTATTTTTTCACCCAATTATTTCCCCGAACTCGGTGCGTGTTCGTCCCGTATTCAATATTTGGCAGAGCGTTTGAAAAAGGAAGGCAATAGTGTAACCGTTTATACTACGTTTCCAAATTACCCCACAGGAACAGTTTTTTCTTCATATAGAAGGTTTCTTTTCAGAAAGTTTATACATAAAGAAAATATAAATGGAATAACTGTAATTCGTTTTTCTTTTTATCCTTCCAACTCCTCGTCTGCCTTGGTTCGTCTTTTTAGTATGGTAAGTTTAGCTTTGAGTTGGTTTTTAGCATTTCCATTTCTCAAAAGACAGCAACCTAATATTATTTTTGTTCAAAGCCCTCCACTTTTGCCTGTCCTGAGTGTTTGGATGTTATCAAAAATGATTAGTAAGAAAGGCTATATTCCTTCGCTTATCTTGAATCTTTCCGACCTTTATCCTCGTGTTCTTTTAGACCTAGACAAAATAAAAGGGCAGACAATATACAACCTCCTTTTGAAAATTGAAGCATTTTTATACAAAAAAATGGATTTTATTGTTGGTCAGTCAGAGGAAATTATAAATTATGTACAAGAAATTGTTCCTCATAAACCTATTTTTCTGTATCGCAATGGTGTAGATACAGATAGTTTTAAGGTCAAAGAAAATTATGAGATTGAAAAAGATAAGCCAATAAAATTAGTCTATGCAGGGCTTTTGGGAGTAGCACAAGGAGTTTTGGAAATGATAAAAAATGTAGATTTTGAGGAAATAAATGCAGAACTACATTTATATGGAAATGGAAACGAAAGAAATCAGATAGAGCGATTTCTTATAGAAAATTTTAAAGATAAAAAACAAACTGTATTTCTTTATGATGCTATTCCCTCAAAGGAAGTAGCTCAAAAATTAGCTGATTACGATGCAGCTATTATTATTCAGAAAAAACAAATTTTGGGAACTGTTCCCTCCAAAATATATGAAGCAATGGCAGCAGGATTGCCTATTTTATTACTTGGAAGGGGCGAAAGTGCAGATATAGTCAGAAAATACAGCACTGGAATTGTGATAAAAACAACGATGAATAAGCAAACTAATTCGACGAATTATGAACTATTGCCTAAAGAAATTCGTACCTTGAAAAAAATGACTTTGAAAGAAAGAAAAGCCTTTGGAGAAAATGGAAGAAGAGCAGCCCAAGCTGTTTTTGATAAAAAAAATCAATTCAAGAATATTAAAAAGTTATTTGAATAAACCATTTTATCTCTTAAAATGTATATCTGTAAAAAGCAAATCTATCAAAAAAATAAAGCTGTTTTTTTACTATGAAAATTGCTTTTTGCTCACTACTTTTGCAAGTCTGAAAAACTAGCTAATATAAAATACTGAAATTTTGAGTTTAATAAAATCAATATCTGGAATACGTGGAACAATCGGTGGGAAAGTGGGCGAAGGTCTTTCTCCGATTGATGTTGTAAAATTTGCAGCAGCTTATGGAAAATGGGTAAGTAATGCTACAGCCCAAATGACAGAGGAAAACGCAGAAGAAACTACATCACAAAACCAAAAGATAATCATTGGGCGTGATGCTCGTGTGTCTGGAGAACTTGTTTCGCAACTTGTTAGCTCTACTTTACAAGCAATGGGTTTTGATGTCTTAGATTTAGGACTTTCAACAACACCAACCGTTGAAATGGCTGTTCCGATGGAGAATGCAAATGGTGGAATTATCCTTACAGCAAGTCATAACCCTGGAAATTGGAACGCTCTCAAACTTCTAAACCAAAAAGGAGAATTTATTTCAGCAAAAGAAGGCGAGGAAATTTTGAGAATTGCTGAAAGTGATGATTATGAATTTGTAAAAGTATCTGACTTAGGAAGCTATTCTACTGATGATACTTACCTTCAAAAGCATATTGAGAAAATATTAGAACTGCCTTTAGTAGATAAAGAAGCTATTGCTGCAAAAGATTTCAAAATTGCTGTTGATGGGGTAAATTCTAGTGGAGGGATAGCCGTTCCAATGCTTTTGGAAGCTCTAGGCGTAAAACAGGTAGATAAGTTTTATTGCGAACCAACAGGCATTTTTCAACACAATCCTGAGCCACTTCCAGAAAACCTAACACATATTTGTTCTACTATTAAAAGTGGAAATTATAATTTAGGAATTGTCGTTGACCCAGATGTAGATAGATTGGCTCTTATTTGTGAAGACGGAACGCCTTTCGGAGAAGAATACACATTGGTTGCCATTTCAGACTATGTATTGCAGCATCAAGACGAAGGACAAACAAAAAATACAGTTTCGAATCTTTCTTCTACACAAGCACTCAAAGATATAACACTAAAAGCTGGAGGTGAATACCACGCTGCTGCCGTTGGAGAAGTGAATGTGGTAGAAAAGATGAAAGAATGTAATGCTGTTATTGGAGGCGAAGGAAATGGGGGAATTATCTATCCAGAATTACACTACGGACGTGATGCACTTGTTGGGATTGCCTTATTTTTGACGCAATTAGCAAAGTTTAAGGGAAGTACAAAAATGCTCCGTGCAAAATACCCAAGTTACCATATCTCAAAGAATAAAATTGAACTTACTCCAGAGATAAATGTAGATAATGTTTTGGTTGAGATTTCTGACAAATACAAAAGCTATCCAGTCAATAAAATTGATGGTGTCAAAATTCAGTTTGATAGCGAATGGGTACATCTTCGTAAGTCAAATACAGAACCTATCATTCGCATCTATTCAGAATCACAATCCGAAGCCACAGCCGAACACTTGGCAAAGAAAATTATGCAGGATATAAAAGAGATTATTACGCAGTAATTTTACTTTTTTCTATAAATAAACCTTTTGAAAACCGTTTTGCTTACAAAGAGTAAAACGGTTTTTTTACACATATAAAACACAAATTATCAAAAACTTGGTTCTTCTGATTTCTTATTTTAAACAACATGTGTTAAGGTAAATTTTAAGAGATAAACTTATACACAATCATTGATACACGACTATGAAATTCTTTAAGCAGTTTATAATTCCATTGTTATATCTTATACCAGTTTTTTACGAAATCGGATATACTTTTTTGAATATCAATGTAACAGAAGACTCAGTACATCTGATATATGGTATCGGAGTAATTTTCTTTATTGTCCTTTCTTTTGGGATGATATGGAGTAAGGATTGGTATAAAATGTATAGCGAATCTGGAGTTATAATCAAACTACCAAATAAACAAGAGATAGAAATTTGGAACTTGGAGAATGTGTTTGTCGTTTTTGTACTTACACTAAGTTATCCTAGTGATATGATTCACTCTTGGACACTTTATTATTTATTTGCTTTTGGAACATTTACTATAGCTTCGATAAGAATTTTTCGTATCAATTCAGACAAATAATACTAGATTCAATTTTAAAATAAAAGATTTGTATTTTTGATATATGATTCAAAAACTATGTAAACTTATTTCCTATATCTTTCATCCTGCTATTATGCCAACAGTAGGGTATTTGTTGTTTTTCTTTTTGTTGAGTAGCGAGCCTTTTGGAAAAAGACAGATACTGCTTCTAAGTTTGATTTTCTTAG
This window harbors:
- the glmM gene encoding phosphoglucosamine mutase, with the protein product MSLIKSISGIRGTIGGKVGEGLSPIDVVKFAAAYGKWVSNATAQMTEENAEETTSQNQKIIIGRDARVSGELVSQLVSSTLQAMGFDVLDLGLSTTPTVEMAVPMENANGGIILTASHNPGNWNALKLLNQKGEFISAKEGEEILRIAESDDYEFVKVSDLGSYSTDDTYLQKHIEKILELPLVDKEAIAAKDFKIAVDGVNSSGGIAVPMLLEALGVKQVDKFYCEPTGIFQHNPEPLPENLTHICSTIKSGNYNLGIVVDPDVDRLALICEDGTPFGEEYTLVAISDYVLQHQDEGQTKNTVSNLSSTQALKDITLKAGGEYHAAAVGEVNVVEKMKECNAVIGGEGNGGIIYPELHYGRDALVGIALFLTQLAKFKGSTKMLRAKYPSYHISKNKIELTPEINVDNVLVEISDKYKSYPVNKIDGVKIQFDSEWVHLRKSNTEPIIRIYSESQSEATAEHLAKKIMQDIKEIITQ
- the cdd gene encoding cytidine deaminase: MSKTHQIQIQITVYENESELSKEDVSLLNEAREATKRAYAPYSEFSVGAAIKLQNGEVVLGSNQENAAYPSGLCAERTAIFSASNQFPNEIIETIAIAAKPQKATNFIAISPCGSCRQVMSEYENKQEKPIRMIMEGENKSIYVIHSIADLLPLKFSKSSLNIE
- a CDS encoding glycosyltransferase family 4 protein; the encoded protein is MKQIAIFSPNYFPELGACSSRIQYLAERLKKEGNSVTVYTTFPNYPTGTVFSSYRRFLFRKFIHKENINGITVIRFSFYPSNSSSALVRLFSMVSLALSWFLAFPFLKRQQPNIIFVQSPPLLPVLSVWMLSKMISKKGYIPSLILNLSDLYPRVLLDLDKIKGQTIYNLLLKIEAFLYKKMDFIVGQSEEIINYVQEIVPHKPIFLYRNGVDTDSFKVKENYEIEKDKPIKLVYAGLLGVAQGVLEMIKNVDFEEINAELHLYGNGNERNQIERFLIENFKDKKQTVFLYDAIPSKEVAQKLADYDAAIIIQKKQILGTVPSKIYEAMAAGLPILLLGRGESADIVRKYSTGIVIKTTMNKQTNSTNYELLPKEIRTLKKMTLKERKAFGENGRRAAQAVFDKKNQFKNIKKLFE